From Candidatus Zymogenaceae bacterium, the proteins below share one genomic window:
- a CDS encoding acetyl-CoA hydrolase — MKNNHTAIDRLKEQYPEKFASEEEIFGHVHRGDRIFISTGCGEPQYLVRALISYVEKHPKAVFDAEVFHVWTLGVAPYANEKFRYNFRHNSFFIGNNTRDAVNQGMADYTPIFLSEIPGLLNRKMIPVDVALVQVSLPDEHGYMSL, encoded by the coding sequence ATGAAAAACAACCATACCGCCATAGACCGTTTGAAGGAACAGTATCCGGAGAAGTTCGCCTCCGAGGAGGAGATATTCGGACACGTCCACCGTGGGGACCGGATTTTCATCAGCACCGGCTGCGGCGAGCCTCAGTACCTGGTCCGGGCCCTGATTTCATATGTGGAGAAGCACCCCAAGGCGGTGTTCGACGCCGAGGTTTTCCACGTCTGGACCCTGGGGGTGGCCCCCTATGCAAACGAAAAGTTCCGCTACAATTTCCGGCACAACTCCTTTTTCATCGGCAACAACACCAGAGACGCCGTCAACCAGGGCATGGCCGACTACACACCCATTTTCCTCTCCGAGATTCCGGGCCTCCTCAACCGGAAGATGATACCGGTGGACGTGGCGCTGGTCCAGGTATCGCTGCCCGACGAGCACGGATACATGAGCCTG